Proteins from a single region of Synechococcus sp. WH 8109:
- a CDS encoding LexA family transcriptional regulator, with translation MELQHRPLPLQPKRSRLTLPLAGERVAAGFPSPADDYVDVGIDLNEQLIRHPTSTFFLHVSGESMTDAGIHDGDLLVVDRSLDPRPGQVVVAVLDGAFTLKRLMRHRGRLRLEAAHPDYPPLELHRCGEVQIWGVAIHVIHPL, from the coding sequence GTGGAGCTCCAACACAGACCGCTTCCCCTGCAGCCCAAGCGCAGTCGGCTCACGCTGCCCCTGGCCGGGGAACGGGTCGCCGCTGGCTTCCCGTCCCCCGCCGATGACTACGTCGACGTGGGGATCGACCTCAATGAACAACTGATCCGGCATCCCACCAGCACCTTTTTCCTGCATGTGAGCGGCGAATCGATGACCGACGCCGGCATCCACGACGGCGATCTTCTGGTGGTCGATCGCAGCCTCGACCCGCGCCCGGGCCAGGTGGTTGTGGCTGTGCTCGACGGTGCCTTCACCCTCAAACGCCTAATGCGTCATCGCGGCCGGTTGCGCCTGGAAGCCGCCCATCCGGACTATCCGCCACTGGAGCTTCACCGCTGCGGCGAAGTGCAGATCTGGGGCGTCGCCATCCACGTGATCCATCCGCTCTGA
- a CDS encoding Y-family DNA polymerase: MPQATALIDGNNFYASCEQSLDPALIGHPVVVLSNNDGCIVARSAEARALGIRMGTPYFKARRELERHNVVVRSSNYALYADMSQRMMSLLEAHCEELEVYSIDEAFGRIRRPRDGDLQGWARQLRARARQNLGLPIAIGLGASKAQAKLANRLAKQTPDHAGMFDLGQCDNPDRWLETIAIEDVWGVGRQLAHWCRLRGVSNARHLRDMPSGELRAKCGVVGLRLQRELRGHACLPLELAPAPKQETCVSRSFSRPITSQEELHQAIATYVVRAAEKLRKQRQRAAALTVYTRTSPFAPGFYSQAASTQLDLPSNDTAVLLEAARPLVARIFRPHRPLAKAGVLMQHLQSHDILQTHLMVPMSEEQQQKRECLMQTIDRINRRYGRGTLQWAGCGLQPSWLMRREQLSRAATTRLQDLPVVKA; the protein is encoded by the coding sequence ATGCCTCAGGCCACGGCCCTGATCGATGGAAACAACTTCTATGCCTCCTGCGAACAGAGCCTGGATCCGGCTCTGATCGGTCACCCCGTGGTGGTGCTATCCAACAATGACGGCTGCATCGTTGCGCGCAGTGCCGAAGCCCGTGCCCTCGGCATCCGCATGGGGACGCCTTACTTCAAGGCGCGCCGGGAGCTTGAACGGCACAACGTGGTAGTGCGCAGTTCGAACTACGCCCTCTATGCCGACATGAGCCAGCGCATGATGAGCCTGCTGGAGGCCCACTGTGAAGAGCTGGAGGTGTATTCGATTGACGAGGCCTTCGGGAGAATTCGTCGTCCCCGCGATGGCGACCTGCAGGGCTGGGCCCGCCAGCTGCGGGCACGGGCACGGCAGAACCTCGGCCTACCGATCGCCATCGGCCTAGGAGCCAGCAAGGCCCAGGCCAAGCTGGCCAATCGCCTGGCCAAACAGACCCCAGACCATGCCGGGATGTTCGACCTGGGCCAGTGCGACAACCCCGATCGCTGGCTGGAAACCATTGCGATCGAGGATGTCTGGGGAGTCGGTCGACAACTGGCCCATTGGTGTCGCCTGCGGGGCGTCAGCAACGCACGACACCTCCGGGACATGCCGAGCGGTGAACTGCGCGCCAAATGCGGCGTAGTGGGTCTGCGACTGCAACGGGAGCTGCGAGGCCATGCCTGCCTGCCGCTGGAGCTGGCACCAGCACCGAAGCAAGAAACCTGCGTGAGCCGCAGTTTCAGTCGACCCATCACCAGCCAGGAGGAGCTGCACCAGGCCATCGCCACCTATGTGGTGCGTGCCGCCGAGAAATTGCGCAAGCAACGGCAACGGGCAGCAGCGCTCACCGTCTACACGCGCACCAGCCCGTTCGCTCCTGGGTTTTACAGCCAAGCCGCCAGCACGCAGCTGGACCTGCCGAGCAATGACACAGCCGTGCTGCTGGAGGCGGCACGCCCCTTGGTGGCACGGATCTTTCGCCCCCACCGTCCACTGGCCAAGGCCGGCGTGCTGATGCAGCACCTGCAGAGCCACGACATCCTGCAGACCCATCTGATGGTGCCGATGAGTGAGGAGCAGCAGCAAAAACGGGAGTGCCTGATGCAGACCATCGACCGGATCAATCGGCGTTACGGGCGTGGAACCCTGCAATGGGCCGGTTGCGGACTGCAGCCCAGTTGGTTGATGCGGCGTGAGCAACTCAGCCGCGCCGCCACCACCCGTCTGCAGGATCTGCCGGTGGTGAAGGCCTGA